A region from the Benincasa hispida cultivar B227 chromosome 12, ASM972705v1, whole genome shotgun sequence genome encodes:
- the LOC120067519 gene encoding uncharacterized protein LOC120067519, with the protein MQGLSLEAKHLRDFRKFDPRSFDGSLGDSTKVEMWLSFIEAIFRFMRCPKEHKHQCAVFMLTGNAKIWWRSIKKMIDTGGELATWEQFKEHFYEKYFSANTWYNKQIEFLDLKQRVMSVEEYEQEFDKLSHFAPELVATEATRTEKFI; encoded by the coding sequence ATGCAAGGCCTGTCTCTTGAGGCTAAGCATCTGAGGGATTTCAGGAAGTTTGACCCTCGCTCCTTTGATGGATCGTTGGGGGACTCCACTAAAGTAGAGATGTGGTTATCATTTATCGAGGCAATTTTTCGTTTTATGAGGTGTCCGAAAGAGCATAAGCACCAATGTGCAGTTTTCATGTTGACTGGCAATGCAAAAATCTGGTGGcgttcaataaaaaaaatgattgatacTGGTGGGGAACTTGCAACTTGGGAGCAGTTCAAGGAGCATTTTTATGAGAAGTATTTTTCGGCCAACACCTGGTATAACAAGCAGATAGAATTCTTGGACTTGAAACAGAGAGTTATGTCGGTTGAGGAGTATGAGCAGGAATTTGATAAGCTGTCCCACTTTGCTCCTGAACTAGTAGCCACTGAGGCAACAAGGACAGAGAAGTTCATCTAG